The Vespula vulgaris chromosome 2, iyVesVulg1.1, whole genome shotgun sequence genome has a segment encoding these proteins:
- the LOC127061910 gene encoding mediator of RNA polymerase II transcription subunit 14 isoform X3 — protein MAPVPLEGHQTPVTNNIPQEGNRGGSISLGLLIDFIIQRTYHELTVLAELLPRKTDMERKIEIYNFSARTRQLYVRLLALVKWANSASKVDKSAHIMAFLDKQSLLFVDTADMLARMARKTLVHARLPNFHIPAAVEVLTTGTYGRLPACIRERIVPPDPITPAEKRSTLQRLNQVIQHRLVTGNLLPQMRNLKIEAGRVTFLVEQEFSVSLTVMGDGPAVPWRLLELEILVSDRETGDGKALVHPLQTRYVHQVVQSRLAESSNPLSEVYHILHYFCQSLQLEVLYSQTLRLIRDRLDEHIHVDEYTPGKCLSISYWRELTSKDPRSELGYRLTVQVDQHDPARPLAVVHVPSLGSKESEIADRAIRSDQLSMECLLVHTIYIRTRSRLSELKQELQAILKDVECTLAGSPAILSVPVLQPCLRAELLLVTVDTHTGMLQCHVPQYDAPLVPELTAALNGDHSRLTTLISELRFWITQRRCEKTLQHLPATSYERLPVLHHPEHPMSKISRHRMFVQLHRHPSVILIVAFKEKENSPCEIECSFYLAVVKHSSIEDDPHDDSIEAEIPKMYLKVQTLIEFDTFVITHGPFTSVDSAMEPMSNKRRSTGTGGRTDAVGIAQNRRSKHPAYFIPELAHVVALCDERIPFVTLAQELSRRDIAHQGLQVEANATALVLKLVQLLPPSPNIATSSAWHSLLKRLLSVSIRVHGKGIGKSWMAEFVFYSSPLTSNHTKEQGLRRPVYFSYDMLTAENVSRTVDSLLNDWAQIVHLYSIVQDLAEYFKIEKYNLRNLVTVKSYSYSKLILAYGPNRGATVTVYWNTDDKAFKLIFGKSPTNTVANAHSIMKEQLEAHLNRHRNLAQLIIILHETIQPLTSISKLPTIPQLCVYNSRPQVPVQTFTIMPQCVTLVRIAYQGLYCLELRMRGNGLVSLRDGAYSCFDRSYIVNEFTPMQGLKAFLSKYVDESALFRRRSQSEDDNPPSPVTMDSDGGGSGVGFLSHHRSGPQSPAQQRDGLRFHPPLTPPSGSNPHTPASPHTANISQASQHQSFGSSPATSFNLASPPSLPPNTPNMLPHPSPGSSLVANSPLNPMHVSSPVGLMPTSSPGPCNNVQVGHSPAGSFMQTGHIDGSPFPSSQSMASPAASNWPGSPSVPRPSPVRPGQSPGHAALHSPQATDHKSGSHISRVLPQRSWAGAVPTLLTHEALELLSCPSSHPSGLPGPDLSPLERFLGCIYMRRQLTRFIQKDECLTSINITEPGVVHFKVESLQCRVGLNPQHLQSLHIKVQPLPEHKDQWTSEELQIIEKFFDTRVAVPPYKPNTISGFGKMLNVPFNVLKDFVQIMKLELVPGLAQQQQLKWSVQWCLRIPPSATPIVPTGMAAVLVCRNKILFFLQITRIGIPYQGETPSLVLPLVYDVSTNLTQLAEKRDPSPASATAAASLQLKRFAEYGANQSECSLFPAVRDLLTNLTLPSEPPVISQVVASPAGSQVTGTQQIQSPAMQLHSPMAGTQGPPQGPYGIQGMPPMGMMSGPSQ, from the exons atggcACCTGTACCATTAGAAGGACATCAAACACCggtaacaaataatataccACAAGAGGGTAATCGTGGTGGTTCTATTTCTCTTGGCTTGCTCATAGATTTCATTATACAACGTACTTATCACGAACTTACTGTTCTAGCAGAATT GTTACCTCGTAAGACTGATATGGAacgtaaaattgaaatttataatttttctgcTAGAACTAGACAATTATACGTTCGTTTATTAGCATTAGTAAAATGGGCCAACAGTGCATCTAAAGTCGATAAATCAGca CATATTATGGCATTTTTAGATAAACAGTCATTACTTTTTGTTGATACCGCTGACATGTTGGCAAGAATGGCACGAAAGACACTTGTCCATGCTAGATTACCTAATTTTCATATCCCTGCAGCAGTAGAAGTCCTTACTACTGGCACATATGGTCGTTTACCAGCTTGTATCAGA gAAAGAATAGTACCGCCTGACCCTATTACTCCAGCAGAGAAAAGAAGTACATTACAGAGATTAAATCAAGTGATACAACATAGATTAGTTACTGGAAATTTGCTTCCACAAATGCGTAATTTGAAG aTCGAGGCTGGTAGAGTAACATTTTTAGTCGAACAAGAATTTTCAGTCTCGCTTACTGTTATGGGAGATGGTCCAGCAGTACCATGGAGATTATTGGAATTAGAGATTTTAGTTTCTGATAGAGAAACGGGAGATGGAAAAGCATTAGTACATCCCTTACAAACGCGATATGTTCATCAg gTTGTGCAATCTAGATTAGCAGAAAGTTCTAATCCATTGTCTGAAGTATACCatattcttcattatttttgtcAATCATTACAATTGGAAGTACTTTATTCACAAACATTAAGATTAATTCGTGATAGATTAGATGAACATATACATGTAGATGAATATACACCTGGAAAATGTTTATCTATATCTTATTGGAG AGAGTTAACTAGTAAAGATCCTAGATCAGAACTTGGATACAGATTAACTGTACAAGTTGACCAACATGACCCTGCAAGACCTCTTGCTGTAGTACATGTACCATCATTAGGTAGCAAG GAGAGTGAAATAGCAGATAGGGCTATAAGATCAGATCAGTTATCAATGGAGTGTTTACTTGTGCACACTATTTACATACGAACAAGAAGTCGCCTTTCCGAATTAAAACAAGAGTTGCAAGCAATATTGAAAGATGTTGAAT gTACATTAGCAGGATCCCCAGCTATTTTATCAGTTCCAGTATTACAGCCGTGCTTAAGAGCAGAACTTCTCTTAGTTACAGTAGATACTCATACAGGAATGCTTCAATGTCATGTACCACAATATGATGCTCCTTTAGTGCCTGAATTAACTGCTGCGTTGAATGGTGATCACTCTAGGCTTACTACACTTATATCAGAATTACG ATTTTGGATAACACAAAGAAGATGTGAAAAAACGTTGCAACATCTACCTGCCACATCTTATGAACGCTTACCAGTTTTGCACCATCCAGAACACCCAATGTCAAAAATTAGTAGACATCGCATGTTTGTTCAATTACATAGGCATCCGTCAGTTATTTTG attGTGGCattcaaggaaaaagaaaattctccgTGTGAAATTGAATGTTCATTTTATCTTGCAGTAGTAAAACATAGTTCCATTGAAGATGATCCACATGATGATAGTATAGAAGCAGAAATTCCTAAGATGTATTTAAAAGTCCAAACTCTTATTGAatttgatacatttgtgattACTCATGGACCATTCACTAGCGTTGATAGTG CAATGGAGCCAATGAGCAACAAGCGCAGAAGTACGGGAACTGGGGGAAGAACAGATGCAGTGGGTATAGCACAGAATAGAAGATCAAAACATCCAGCATATTTTATTCCTGAATTGGCCCATGTTGTAGCTTTATGCGATGAAAGAATACCATTTGTGACTTTAGCTCAAgag CTTAGTAGACGGGATATAGCACATCAAGGGCTTCAAGTAGAAGCAAATGCCACGGCTTTAGTATTGAAACTTGTACAGTTACTTCCTCCATCACCAAATATTGCAACAAGTAGTGCGTGGCattctcttttaaaaagacTTCTTAGTGTTTCTATCAGAGTTCATGGAAAAGGGATAGGAAAGTCTTGGATGGctgaatttgttttttacagTAGTCCTCTTACTAGTAATCATACTAAAGAACAAg gtTTACGTAGACcagtatatttttcatatgatATGTTAACGGCGGAAAATGTATCACGCACTGTAGATTCATTATTGAATGATTGGGCACAAATCGTTCATTTGTATTCAATAGTTCAAGATTTAgctgaatattttaaaattg aaaaatataatttacgaaATCTGGTCACAGTTAAATCATATAGTTATAGCAAACTAATCCTTGCATATGGTCCTAATCGGGGAGCAACTGTAACTGTATATTGGAATACAGATGATAAagcatttaaattaatatttggaAAAA GTCCAACAAATACGGTTGCCAATGCTCATTCTATCATGAAAGAACAGCTTGAAGCACATTTAAATAGGCACAGAAATTTAgctcaattaattattatacttcatGAAACTATACAACCACTTACGTCAATTAGTAAATTACCAACTATTCCTCAACTTTGTGTATATAATTCC AGGCCACAAGTACCAGTACAAACATTTACAATAATGCCACAATGTGTAACATTGGTGAGAATAGCGTACCAAGGATTGTATTGTTTGGAATTAAGAATGAGAGGAAATGGACTTGTTAGTTTACGTGATGGTGCATATAGTTGTTTCGATAGAAGTTATATCGTTAATGAATTTACACCTATGCAAGGTCTTAAG gcATTTCTTTCCAAGTATGTGGATGAGAGCGCACTTTTTAGAAGAAGATCACAGTCAGAGGATGATAATCCACCATCGCCAGTTACTATGGATAGCGATGGTGGAGGAAGTGGAGTTGGTTTTTTAAGTCATCATAGAAGCGGTCCACAATCTCCAGCCCAACAACGAGATGGTTTAAGATTTCATCCACCATTAACTCCACCATCTGGTAGTAATCCACATACTCCTGCTAGTCCACATACTGCAAATATATCACAG gCCAGTCAACATCAAAGTTTTGGTAGTAGTCCTGCAACTTCGTTTAATTTAGCATCACCGCCTTCGTTACCTCCTAATACTCCAAATATGTTACCACATCCATCACCTGGTTCGAGTCTTGTTGCCAACAGTCCCTTAAATCCAATGCATGTATCAAGTCCTGTTGGACTTATGCCAACATCTTCTCCAGGGCCTTGCAATAATGTGCAAGTAGGACATTCGCCTGCAGGATCGTTTATGCAAACAG GTCATATTGATGGTAGCCCATTTCCTTCTTCACAAAGTATGGCCTCTCCTGCTGCTTCGAATTGGCCAGGTTCTCCTAGTGTTCCGCGACCGTCTCCAGTAAGACCCGGTCAAAGTCCTGGCCATGCAGCCTTACACAGTCCTCAAGCAACAGATCATAAAAGTGGCAGTCATATATCCAGAGTATTACCTCAAAGATCATGGGCTGGAGCTGTACCAACTCTTCTCACTCATGAAGCGTTGGAACTACTTTCTTGTCCTTCTTCTCATCCTTCTGGATTACCTGGACCAGATTTATCACCGCTAGAAAGATTTTTGGGTTGTATCTATATGAGGCGGCAATTGACACgttttattcaaaaagatGAATGT tTAACTAGCATTAACATCACAGAACCAGGCGTTGTACACTTTAAAGTGGAAAGTTTACAATGTAGAGTAGGATTAAATCCACAACATCTTCAATCTCTTCATATAAAAGTACAACCGCTTCCGGAACACAAAGATCAATGGACTTCTGAAGAATTACAA atcatagaaaaatttttcgacaCTCGTGTTGCCGTTCCACCTTACAAACCAAATACAATATCTGGCTTTGGAAAGATGCTTAACGTTCCTTTCAACGttttaaaagattttgttcaaataatgaaattagaaCTTGTACCTGGTCTCGCACAACAGCAACAATTAAAATGGTCTGTACAATGGTGTTTACGTATTCCACCATCTGCAACACCAATTGTGCCAACTGGTATGGCAGCTGTTCTTGTGTGCAGAaacaaaattctatttttt ttaCAAATAACAAGAATAGGTATACCATATCAAGGAGAAACACCGTCTCTTGTATTACCACTTGTATATGATGTCAGTACTAACTTAACTCAATTAGCAGAGAAAAGAGATCCTAGTCCTGCTTCTGCAACTGCAGCAGCGTCATTACAATTAAAACGATTTGCTGAATATGGTGCAAATCAATCAGAGTGCTCCTTGTTTCCAGCTGTAAGAGATCTTTTAACAAATTTGACGCTTCCTTCTGAACCTCCGGTAATATCAcag gTTGTTGCATCTCCAGCTGGAAGTCAAGTAACTGGAACTCAACAAATACAAAGTCCAGCTATGCAATTACATTCTCCAATGGCTGGAACACAAGGACCACCACAAGGACCATATGGTATTCAAGGTATGCCACCTATGGGAATGATGAGCGGACCTTCGCAATAG